The Burkholderia pyrrocinia genome includes a region encoding these proteins:
- a CDS encoding ABC transporter permease: MNGFFLHLSIADWVNSALETFVAQYGDNFHHFSTLLLRYLLVPLEGALRVAPPWLVLLVVGAIAWNATRRIGLGVLFMLLLYAIGCFGLWDKLMQTLALMLVATVLSVAIGVPVGILASRSAWLRRMLLPVLDVMQTLPSFVYLIPVLMLFGLGKVPAILATIIYALPPLIRLTDLGIRQVDPDVTEAARAFGTTRWQLLVNVQLPLARPSIMAGINQTTMMALSMVVIASMIGSRGLGEDVLAGIQTLDVGKGTQAGLAIVILAIVIDRISQGFGQERRARRRLAQQRRQKGASRVPYRLPRKASSPGVDSNQATQSSRA, from the coding sequence ATGAACGGCTTCTTTCTGCACCTGTCGATCGCCGACTGGGTCAACAGCGCGCTCGAGACGTTCGTCGCGCAGTACGGCGACAACTTCCATCATTTCAGCACGCTGCTGCTGCGCTACCTGCTCGTGCCGCTCGAAGGCGCGCTGCGCGTGGCGCCGCCGTGGCTCGTGCTGCTGGTCGTCGGCGCGATCGCGTGGAATGCGACGCGCCGCATCGGCCTCGGCGTGCTCTTCATGCTGCTGCTCTACGCGATCGGCTGCTTCGGCCTGTGGGACAAGCTGATGCAGACGCTCGCGCTGATGCTCGTCGCGACGGTGCTGTCGGTCGCGATCGGCGTGCCGGTCGGCATCCTCGCGTCGCGCAGCGCGTGGCTGCGCCGGATGCTGCTGCCCGTGCTCGACGTGATGCAGACGCTGCCGAGCTTCGTGTACCTGATTCCGGTGCTGATGCTGTTCGGCCTCGGCAAGGTGCCCGCGATCCTCGCGACGATCATCTACGCACTGCCGCCGCTGATCCGCCTGACCGATCTCGGCATCCGCCAGGTCGATCCGGACGTGACGGAAGCCGCGCGCGCGTTCGGCACGACGCGCTGGCAGTTGCTCGTCAACGTGCAGTTGCCGCTCGCGCGGCCGAGCATCATGGCCGGCATCAACCAGACGACGATGATGGCGCTGTCGATGGTCGTGATCGCGTCGATGATCGGCTCGCGCGGGCTCGGCGAGGACGTGCTCGCGGGCATCCAGACGCTCGACGTCGGCAAGGGCACGCAGGCCGGCCTCGCGATCGTGATCCTGGCGATCGTGATCGACCGGATCAGCCAGGGCTTCGGCCAGGAGCGGCGTGCACGGCGGCGGCTCGCGCAGCAGCGCCGGCAGAAGGGCGCATCGCGCGTGCCGTACCGGTTGCCGCGCAAGGCGTCGTCGCCGGGCGTCGATTCGAATCAGGCGACGCAATCGTCGCGCGCATAG